The Populus trichocarpa isolate Nisqually-1 chromosome 11, P.trichocarpa_v4.1, whole genome shotgun sequence genome has a segment encoding these proteins:
- the LOC7471884 gene encoding uncharacterized protein LOC7471884, translating into MAFSKEITKVTAIYMQLSIIMTITIIQHSKARELRPSDHGLDHQSLPPTGAKFPPDMKEFFGASNPATRNTMSPSTGVALPKVKNSSDTSWWRTVGGGGGGGKGGGDDHVRHLLLVASLVCGVTGLGLLVSSAVICYCFIRHKNKHSSSAATDNTNNRSIPV; encoded by the coding sequence ATGgctttttcaaaagaaatcacCAAAGTAACGGCTATCTACATGCAGCTGTCGATCATCATGACGATCACCATCATACAGCACTCGAAAGCCAGGGAATTACGACCATCAGATCACGGGCTGGATCACCAGAGCCTGCCACCAACAGGGGCGAAATTCCCACCTGACATGAAAGAATTCTTTGGAGCATCTAATCCAGCGACGAGAAATACGATGTCGCCGTCAACTGGTGTTGCATTGCCCAAAGTAAAGAACTCAAGCGACACGTCGTGGTGGAGAAccgttggtggtggtggtggtggtggtaaagGCGGTGGTGATGATCATGTGAGGCACCTGCTGTTGGTGGCAAGTTTGGTGTGTGGGGTCACGGGTTTGGGTTTGTTAGTTTCTTCTGCTGTCATTTGCTACTGCTTTATTaggcataaaaacaaacattcatCATCAGCAGCAACAGATAATACTAACAATAGGAGTATTCCTGTATAA